One window of Burkholderiales bacterium genomic DNA carries:
- a CDS encoding hemolysin family protein, protein MELVVLLLLFVVNGLFSMSEMAVVSSRKARLQQLFDEGRAGAGTALELANNPSHFLSTIQVGITVIGISSGAFGEAKLTAGFASWLAQWPLIAPRAEPIAATLVIVGITVGSLLIGELVPKRVALLNPEAVASTVARPMKWLSSLVHPVVRLLSMTTEAVLRILPKRTGEAPPVTEEEIRVLMEQGAEAGVFEEHEHQLVSRVFRMDDVRVTSVMTPRTDIVYLNLEDGEDAIRQRLAGAEHSRFPVTRGDLDNVEGLVEVKALLGDLVLGRKLDVTAHLVKPLYLPETLTVNEALASFKQHRQTAAFLVNEYGELQGLVTLYDVLEALVGDIGGEVEAGDEEIVRREDGSWLIDGGVAVERFKEALEIEDALPEEHTGSYNTLGGFAMLQLGRVPKSADRFEWGGHRFEVIDMDKNRVDKLLVTRMPEAPASDPGLS, encoded by the coding sequence ATGGAACTGGTCGTCCTGCTGCTGCTCTTCGTCGTCAACGGCCTGTTCTCGATGTCCGAGATGGCCGTCGTCTCATCCCGCAAAGCGAGGCTGCAGCAGCTCTTCGACGAAGGCCGCGCCGGCGCCGGTACCGCGCTCGAGCTCGCCAACAACCCGAGCCACTTTCTGTCGACGATCCAGGTCGGCATCACCGTCATCGGCATCAGCAGCGGCGCTTTCGGCGAGGCGAAGCTGACCGCCGGCTTCGCGTCGTGGCTCGCGCAGTGGCCGCTGATCGCGCCGCGCGCAGAGCCGATCGCAGCGACGCTGGTCATCGTCGGCATCACGGTGGGATCGCTCCTCATCGGCGAGCTCGTGCCCAAGCGCGTCGCGCTCCTCAATCCCGAAGCGGTCGCGAGCACGGTGGCGCGGCCGATGAAATGGCTGTCGTCGCTCGTGCACCCGGTGGTGCGGCTCTTGAGCATGACGACCGAAGCGGTGCTCAGGATCCTGCCCAAGCGCACGGGCGAAGCGCCGCCGGTCACCGAGGAAGAGATCCGAGTGCTCATGGAGCAGGGCGCGGAGGCCGGCGTTTTCGAAGAGCACGAGCACCAGCTCGTCTCGCGCGTGTTCCGCATGGACGACGTGCGCGTGACCTCGGTGATGACGCCGCGCACCGACATCGTCTATCTCAATCTCGAAGACGGCGAAGACGCGATCCGCCAGCGCCTCGCCGGCGCCGAGCATTCGCGCTTCCCGGTGACGCGCGGCGATCTCGACAACGTCGAAGGGCTCGTCGAGGTGAAAGCGCTGCTCGGCGATCTCGTGCTCGGCAGGAAGCTCGATGTCACGGCGCACCTGGTCAAGCCGCTGTACCTGCCCGAGACGCTGACGGTCAACGAAGCGCTCGCTTCGTTCAAGCAGCACCGCCAGACCGCGGCTTTCCTGGTCAACGAATACGGCGAATTGCAGGGTCTCGTCACGCTCTACGACGTGCTCGAAGCGCTGGTCGGCGACATCGGCGGCGAGGTCGAAGCCGGCGACGAGGAGATCGTGCGGCGGGAAGACGGCTCGTGGCTGATCGACGGCGGCGTCGCGGTGGAGCGTTTCAAGGAAGCGCTGGAGATCGAGGACGCCCTGCCCGAGGAGCACACCGGCAGCTACAACACCCTCGGCGGTTTCGCCATGCTCCAGCTCGGCCGCGTGCCGAAGTCCGCCGACCGCTTCGAATGGGGCGGGCACCGCTTCGAGGTCATCGACATGGACAAGAACCGCGTCGACAAGCTGCTCGTCACGCGCATGCCCGAAGCGCCCGCGTCCGATCCCGGGCTCTCCTGA
- the metE gene encoding 5-methyltetrahydropteroyltriglutamate--homocysteine S-methyltransferase, producing MVTTHNLGFPRIGARRELKFALESYWKGHSSRDALKAAAAELRRRHWADQSGLDRVPVGDFAYYDHVLDMSATLGNLPERVRGFHGDALDNYFRVARGRSAQGAADHAACCGGVAAGEMTKWFDTNYHYIVPELTAQTGFELDASRLLEQLAEARAQGVNAKPVIVGPVTYLGLGKSKDGCDRLALLPRLLPVYAALLDTLAAHGVEWVQIDEPLLVTELDADWQHAFNNAYHQLKSCRVKLLLATYFGRLQENAYLAANLPVAGLHIDAINGRDDVMPLLNVLPSHKVVSLGVIDGRNIWKTDLEAVLDRVEPIAERLGDRLWIAPSCSLLHVPVDLDSEETLDPEIRSWLAFALQKLGELKVLATALDRGRDAVRAELAANKTAVAGRRASSRVNNPAVKSAVAALDAVSGERKSAYARRAPKQAAHLGLPRYPTTTIGSFPQTAEIRNARSRYRAGELDEAAYRTAMRAEIERSVREQEALGLDVLVHGEAERNDMVEYFGEQLDGYAFSRLGWVQSYGSRCVKPPILFGDIARPSPMTVEWIEYAQSLTGKPMKGMLTGPVTLLNWSFVRDDQPRSATCRQLALAMRQEVLDLERAGVRVIQIDEAALREGLPLRKSQWKAYLDWAVECFRITANGVADETQIHTHMCYSEFNDIIASIAGMDADVITIETSRSDMELLDAFDDFKYPNEIGPGVYDIHTPNIPTEAHIVQLMRKASERIPAERLWVNPDCGLKTRAWAEVIPALKNMVAAARTLRER from the coding sequence ATGGTCACTACACATAACCTCGGTTTTCCGCGCATCGGCGCCAGGCGCGAGCTCAAGTTCGCGCTCGAGTCCTATTGGAAGGGTCACTCCTCGCGCGACGCGCTGAAGGCGGCCGCTGCTGAGCTGCGCCGGCGGCATTGGGCCGACCAGTCCGGCCTGGACCGGGTCCCCGTCGGCGATTTCGCCTACTACGACCACGTGCTCGACATGAGCGCAACGCTGGGCAATCTGCCCGAGCGCGTCCGAGGCTTCCACGGCGATGCGCTGGACAACTACTTCCGCGTCGCTCGCGGCCGCTCCGCGCAAGGCGCGGCAGATCACGCCGCCTGCTGCGGGGGCGTCGCCGCGGGCGAGATGACCAAGTGGTTCGATACCAACTACCACTACATCGTGCCCGAGCTCACCGCGCAGACCGGGTTCGAGCTGGATGCGTCACGCCTGCTGGAGCAACTGGCCGAAGCCCGGGCGCAGGGGGTCAACGCCAAGCCGGTGATCGTCGGTCCGGTCACCTATCTCGGCCTGGGCAAGTCCAAGGACGGTTGCGACCGGTTGGCGCTGCTCCCGCGGCTCCTGCCCGTCTACGCCGCGCTTCTCGATACGCTCGCGGCACACGGCGTGGAGTGGGTGCAGATCGACGAGCCGCTGCTCGTGACCGAGCTCGATGCGGATTGGCAGCACGCCTTCAACAACGCCTACCACCAGTTGAAGAGCTGCCGCGTCAAACTGCTGCTCGCCACGTACTTCGGCCGGTTGCAGGAGAACGCCTATCTCGCCGCCAACCTGCCGGTAGCGGGCCTGCACATCGACGCGATCAACGGGCGCGACGACGTGATGCCGCTGCTGAACGTGCTGCCGTCGCACAAGGTCGTGTCGCTGGGCGTCATCGACGGCCGCAACATCTGGAAGACCGACCTCGAAGCGGTGCTCGATCGGGTCGAGCCGATCGCCGAAAGACTGGGCGACCGGCTGTGGATCGCGCCCTCGTGCTCGCTGCTGCACGTGCCGGTCGATCTCGACAGCGAGGAGACGCTCGATCCGGAGATACGCTCGTGGCTGGCGTTCGCTCTGCAAAAGCTCGGCGAGCTGAAGGTCCTCGCGACAGCCCTCGATCGTGGGCGCGATGCCGTCCGCGCGGAGCTCGCGGCGAACAAGACGGCCGTCGCCGGCCGGCGCGCTTCATCGCGCGTCAACAACCCGGCGGTCAAGTCGGCGGTCGCGGCGCTGGATGCCGTCTCGGGCGAGCGCAAGAGCGCTTACGCCCGACGGGCGCCGAAGCAGGCCGCGCACCTCGGCCTGCCCAGGTATCCGACGACGACCATCGGCTCGTTCCCGCAGACCGCCGAGATTCGCAACGCGCGCAGCCGATACCGCGCGGGCGAGCTCGACGAGGCTGCTTACCGGACGGCGATGCGGGCGGAGATCGAGCGCAGCGTGCGCGAGCAGGAAGCGCTGGGTCTGGACGTGCTGGTGCACGGCGAGGCGGAGCGTAACGACATGGTCGAGTACTTCGGCGAGCAGCTCGACGGCTATGCCTTCAGCCGGCTCGGCTGGGTGCAGTCGTACGGCTCGCGCTGCGTGAAGCCGCCGATCCTGTTCGGAGACATCGCACGTCCGAGTCCGATGACCGTGGAGTGGATCGAGTACGCACAGTCGCTGACCGGCAAGCCGATGAAAGGCATGCTGACCGGTCCCGTCACGCTCCTCAACTGGTCTTTCGTGCGCGACGATCAGCCGCGTTCGGCGACGTGCAGGCAGCTTGCGCTCGCGATGCGGCAGGAAGTGCTCGACCTCGAGCGCGCCGGCGTGCGCGTGATCCAGATCGACGAGGCGGCGCTGCGCGAAGGGCTGCCGCTGCGCAAATCGCAGTGGAAGGCTTATCTCGACTGGGCCGTGGAATGCTTTCGCATCACCGCGAACGGCGTCGCCGACGAAACGCAGATCCACACCCACATGTGTTATTCCGAGTTCAACGACATCATCGCGTCGATCGCGGGGATGGATGCGGACGTGATCACGATCGAGACTTCGCGCTCCGACATGGAGCTGCTGGATGCGTTCGACGACTTCAAGTACCCGAACGAGATCGGGCCCGGGGTCTACGACATCCATACGCCGAACATCCCGACCGAAGCGCACATCGTGCAGCTCATGCGCAAGGCGTCCGAGCGGATCCCGGCCGAACGGCTGTGGGTCAATCCGGACTGCGGACTGAAAACGCGCGCCTGGGCGGAAGTGATCCCGGCGCTGAAGAACATGGTGGCGGCGGCCAGGACATTGCGCGAGCGCTGA
- a CDS encoding LysR family transcriptional regulator encodes MIERIHLAIVQEVDRRGSLTAAAAGLHLTQSALSHTVRKLEDQLRTQIWHREGRRLRLTQAGEYLLAVANRLLPQLAHAEERMRQFARGERGTLRIGMECHPCYQWLLKVVAPYLDKWPDVDVDVIQKFQFGGIGALFGHEIDMLVTPDPLRRPGLRFEPVFDYEQVLVVGRGHRLQGVPHVEPKDLADETLITYPVGVDRLDVYTQFLMPAGVTPRRHKTIETTDIMLQMVASGRGVAALPRWLVDEYAGKVEVTPVRLGAAGIAKQIFLGVREADAGTDYLEDFIALARRG; translated from the coding sequence ATGATCGAGCGCATCCACCTCGCCATCGTGCAGGAGGTCGACCGCCGAGGCTCGCTGACGGCCGCGGCGGCCGGGCTGCATCTCACGCAGTCGGCGTTGAGCCACACGGTCAGGAAGCTCGAGGACCAGCTTCGAACGCAAATCTGGCACCGCGAGGGGCGCCGGCTGCGGCTCACGCAGGCCGGCGAATACCTGCTCGCCGTCGCGAATCGCTTATTGCCCCAGCTCGCGCATGCCGAGGAGCGCATGCGACAGTTCGCGCGCGGCGAGCGCGGAACGCTGCGCATCGGCATGGAGTGTCATCCGTGCTACCAGTGGCTGCTCAAGGTGGTCGCCCCGTATCTCGACAAATGGCCGGACGTGGACGTCGACGTGATCCAGAAATTCCAGTTCGGCGGCATCGGCGCGCTCTTCGGCCACGAGATCGACATGCTGGTGACGCCCGATCCTTTGCGCCGGCCGGGCTTGCGCTTCGAGCCCGTGTTCGATTACGAGCAGGTGCTGGTCGTCGGCCGCGGCCATCGCCTGCAAGGCGTGCCGCACGTCGAGCCGAAGGATCTGGCGGACGAAACGCTCATCACGTATCCGGTCGGCGTGGACCGGCTCGACGTCTACACGCAATTCCTGATGCCCGCCGGGGTGACGCCGCGGCGCCACAAGACCATCGAGACCACCGACATCATGCTGCAGATGGTGGCGAGCGGGCGCGGCGTCGCCGCGCTGCCGCGCTGGCTCGTCGACGAATACGCGGGCAAGGTCGAGGTGACACCGGTGCGCCTCGGCGCGGCCGGTATCGCCAAGCAGATCTTCCTCGGAGTCCGTGAGGCCGACGCAGGCACCGACTACCTCGAAGACTTCATCGCCCTCGCGCGGCGTGGGTAG
- a CDS encoding sialidase family protein, whose translation MVKSHPITGKAAAWLIAALLGGAPAMPSPAAEHAHEAHAAGRNVLSLDVYAAGDTIDLLTAETAGTNGTPALWYRRSGDGGKSWSAPVRVGEGMPVPHQPHRSNDPQVASNGKQVIAVWASAGRGFRSSGPMVTALSNDGGKTWRRGPNPADDNRHDGHGFADIVARDGRFHLTWLDSRSGAQGVRYARSGDGGATWSANMSVKSGSCECCWNTLLPSAKRDVYLLYRGKGPRDMGLMASKDDGATWVAEGPVGAFNWQVEACPHTGGALARTGEGGSSRLHSLVWTGKPGERGVHYFASKDGGTRWSMHARMGGEFAQRADLAARGNELVAAWDETVGQTGAVFISRSQNAGAEWSKPMRLTSDSVSATYPRVVAARSNLLVAWTETAGGESRLRMLLLK comes from the coding sequence ATGGTGAAATCGCACCCAATTACCGGGAAAGCCGCCGCATGGCTGATCGCGGCGCTGCTGGGGGGTGCGCCGGCCATGCCGTCGCCGGCGGCGGAGCATGCGCACGAAGCGCACGCCGCGGGCCGGAACGTGCTGAGCCTCGACGTCTACGCCGCCGGCGACACGATCGATCTGTTGACGGCCGAGACGGCCGGAACGAACGGCACACCCGCGTTGTGGTATCGGCGCTCGGGCGACGGCGGTAAGTCCTGGTCGGCGCCGGTTCGCGTCGGCGAAGGCATGCCGGTCCCTCATCAGCCTCACCGCAGCAACGATCCGCAGGTCGCATCGAACGGCAAGCAGGTGATCGCCGTCTGGGCGAGCGCGGGCCGCGGCTTCCGCAGCTCCGGTCCGATGGTGACGGCGCTGTCGAACGACGGCGGCAAGACCTGGCGCCGCGGTCCCAACCCGGCCGACGATAACCGCCATGACGGCCACGGTTTCGCAGACATCGTCGCGCGCGACGGGCGCTTTCACCTGACGTGGCTCGACAGCCGCAGCGGCGCGCAGGGCGTGCGTTATGCGCGCAGCGGGGATGGCGGCGCGACGTGGTCCGCCAATATGTCGGTGAAGTCGGGGAGCTGCGAGTGCTGCTGGAACACCCTGCTGCCGTCCGCGAAGCGCGACGTCTATCTCCTGTACCGCGGCAAGGGCCCTCGCGACATGGGGCTGATGGCCTCGAAGGACGACGGCGCGACGTGGGTCGCCGAGGGGCCGGTCGGTGCGTTCAACTGGCAGGTCGAGGCATGCCCTCACACCGGCGGCGCGCTCGCCCGCACGGGTGAGGGTGGTTCGTCGCGCCTGCACTCTCTCGTGTGGACCGGCAAGCCGGGCGAACGCGGCGTGCATTACTTCGCGTCGAAGGACGGCGGAACGCGATGGAGCATGCATGCGCGCATGGGCGGCGAGTTCGCGCAGCGCGCGGATCTCGCCGCGCGCGGCAACGAGCTCGTCGCAGCCTGGGACGAGACGGTCGGACAGACCGGCGCGGTATTCATCTCCCGCTCGCAGAACGCGGGCGCGGAATGGAGCAAGCCGATGAGGCTGACCTCCGACAGCGTCAGCGCGACGTATCCGCGCGTCGTGGCTGCCCGTTCGAATCTGCTGGTCGCGTGGACCGAGACGGCCGGAGGCGAGAGCCGGCTACGGATGCTGCTACTGAAGTAG
- a CDS encoding TonB-dependent receptor — translation MKSKHRRRGLRTSSMCAAAAALAAAQCLAAEETLIMPEVVVTGTREKESLNETPAAVGVVKKNQIDLVRPNHPSQIMGQIPGVAVAVTNGEGHTTAIRQPFTTNPVYLFLEDGIPIRSTGFFNHNALYETNIPQAGGIEVTRGPGTALYGSDAIGGIVNVLTRTPSGKPELDASAELGTHGFWRVLTGGGNGYANGAWRADLNLTHTDGWRDATGYDRQSGTFRWDHFVNGNAMLKTVLSFSNIDQQTGANSPLVMSDYLNNPKRNYLPIAFRQVQAFRLSTNYEHAFGDSLLSITPYIRDNSMDLLASFTLNFDPTISTVQNRSFGLLAKWRTDFPNFMRARVIVGTDIDISPGERREDSLNVTTSGAAPTRTFSAYSVARRVYDYDVTFSGISPYVHGEISPTERLRISAGLRYDHLSYRFRNRLAGAPIFVAPGAPFPGARFYGQADDADPTFTHLSPKLGATYAIAPNMHAFAGYSHGFRAPSEGNLFRPAVGASAAAAAAAAQSSAALKPIKADQVEVGLRGLIAKVSYDVVLYELRKRDDIVSQRDPVTTFTQTVNAGETRHRGVEIGLGAPLVSAWRLDTAFSYAKHTYEDWVTSAGIFSGKEIESAPRVMATTRLTWQPRTDAQVQFEWVRLGRYWLDAANTQTYPGHDLFNVRTNWRLTRHLALFGSIYNLTDKRYADSAQLSSNQPVLSPGLPRTFYAGLELKW, via the coding sequence ATGAAAAGCAAACACCGACGGCGCGGCTTGCGCACATCGTCGATGTGCGCGGCTGCGGCCGCACTAGCGGCTGCGCAATGTCTTGCGGCCGAAGAGACTCTCATCATGCCGGAAGTCGTCGTGACCGGCACGCGGGAGAAGGAATCGTTGAACGAGACGCCGGCCGCGGTCGGCGTCGTCAAGAAAAACCAGATCGATCTGGTCCGCCCCAACCACCCATCGCAGATCATGGGGCAGATACCGGGCGTCGCGGTTGCCGTGACGAACGGCGAAGGCCATACCACGGCCATACGTCAGCCGTTCACCACGAACCCGGTTTATCTGTTTCTCGAGGACGGCATTCCGATCCGTTCCACGGGCTTCTTCAATCACAACGCGCTCTACGAGACCAACATCCCGCAGGCCGGCGGCATAGAAGTCACCCGCGGCCCCGGAACCGCCCTGTATGGTTCGGATGCGATCGGCGGCATCGTCAACGTGCTGACCCGCACACCTTCCGGCAAGCCCGAGCTCGACGCTTCGGCCGAACTGGGTACGCACGGCTTCTGGCGCGTCCTCACCGGCGGCGGCAACGGTTATGCGAACGGCGCATGGCGGGCGGATCTCAACCTCACGCATACCGACGGCTGGCGCGACGCCACCGGTTACGATCGGCAGAGCGGAACGTTCCGGTGGGATCACTTCGTCAACGGGAACGCGATGCTCAAGACTGTGCTGTCGTTCTCCAATATCGATCAGCAGACCGGCGCCAACTCGCCGCTGGTGATGAGCGACTATCTCAACAATCCGAAGCGCAACTACCTGCCGATCGCGTTCCGGCAAGTCCAGGCGTTCCGCTTGTCGACGAACTACGAGCACGCATTCGGCGACAGCCTGCTGTCGATTACGCCGTACATACGCGACAACAGCATGGACCTGCTGGCGTCGTTCACGCTCAACTTCGACCCCACGATATCGACGGTACAGAACCGCTCGTTCGGACTGCTCGCGAAGTGGCGCACCGACTTTCCCAACTTCATGCGCGCGCGCGTGATCGTCGGCACCGATATCGACATCAGCCCCGGCGAACGGCGGGAGGACAGTCTCAACGTCACCACATCGGGCGCGGCGCCCACGCGGACGTTCAGCGCGTACTCGGTCGCGCGGCGCGTTTACGATTACGACGTGACCTTCAGCGGCATCTCGCCGTACGTCCACGGCGAAATCTCGCCGACCGAGCGGCTGCGCATCTCCGCGGGCCTGCGTTACGACCACCTCTCGTACCGATTTCGCAACCGCCTGGCCGGCGCTCCGATCTTCGTCGCGCCCGGTGCGCCTTTCCCCGGGGCGCGCTTCTACGGTCAGGCCGACGATGCCGATCCGACGTTCACCCATCTGAGCCCCAAGCTCGGCGCGACTTATGCGATCGCCCCGAACATGCACGCGTTCGCGGGCTACAGCCACGGCTTCCGCGCACCCTCGGAAGGAAACCTCTTTCGGCCGGCTGTGGGCGCGAGCGCCGCTGCAGCGGCGGCCGCGGCGCAATCGTCCGCGGCGCTCAAGCCGATCAAGGCGGACCAGGTGGAAGTCGGCCTGCGCGGTCTGATCGCCAAAGTCTCATACGACGTCGTGCTGTACGAGCTTCGCAAACGCGACGACATCGTGTCGCAACGCGATCCGGTCACCACGTTCACGCAGACCGTCAATGCCGGAGAGACTCGCCATCGCGGCGTGGAGATAGGTCTCGGTGCGCCCCTCGTCTCGGCGTGGCGCCTCGACACCGCGTTCTCCTACGCGAAACACACGTACGAAGACTGGGTGACCAGTGCCGGAATCTTCTCCGGCAAGGAAATCGAGTCGGCGCCGCGAGTGATGGCGACGACTCGATTGACGTGGCAGCCGCGCACCGACGCGCAGGTGCAGTTCGAATGGGTGCGGCTCGGCCGCTACTGGCTCGACGCCGCGAACACCCAGACCTATCCGGGACATGACCTGTTCAACGTGCGTACGAACTGGCGTCTCACGAGGCATCTCGCGCTCTTCGGGAGTATCTACAATCTGACCGACAAGCGTTATGCGGACAGCGCGCAGCTTTCGAGCAACCAGCCGGTGCTCTCGCCCGGCCTGCCACGCACGTTTTACGCAGGACTGGAGCTGAAATGGTGA
- a CDS encoding TonB family protein yields the protein MSVAIHPVELFGVAPRDKRRERQLAFAVAASLAVHGLALVVFPGVRRADVEPQRPLEVRIVPPVPKVEPPLRMKPPPPPPAARAPSPRPQPRPAPVQPATVPERKPVLALPENAAPATPAFTVPAPAPAAPAAPQAPVASAPAAAPPGPARESAAASAPVYNAAYLGNPAPRYPPMARRNGIEGTSLVRVLVSKDGRALQVALEKTSGSSVLDNAALEQAKTWKFAPARRGQEAVEQWVTMPFVYKLEGS from the coding sequence ATGAGTGTCGCGATCCATCCCGTCGAGCTTTTCGGCGTCGCCCCGCGCGACAAGAGGCGAGAGCGGCAGCTCGCGTTCGCCGTCGCGGCGAGCCTCGCCGTCCACGGGCTGGCGCTCGTGGTCTTTCCCGGGGTGCGCAGGGCGGACGTCGAGCCGCAGCGGCCTTTGGAGGTGCGGATCGTGCCGCCGGTGCCGAAGGTCGAGCCGCCGTTGCGCATGAAGCCGCCTCCGCCGCCACCCGCGGCACGCGCGCCGTCGCCCAGGCCGCAGCCCAGGCCCGCGCCGGTGCAACCGGCGACCGTTCCCGAGCGCAAACCGGTGCTCGCCCTGCCCGAGAACGCCGCGCCTGCGACACCGGCCTTCACCGTGCCGGCGCCGGCGCCCGCAGCGCCCGCAGCGCCGCAGGCGCCTGTCGCGTCCGCGCCCGCAGCGGCGCCGCCGGGGCCCGCCAGGGAATCGGCCGCCGCCAGCGCCCCGGTCTACAACGCCGCCTATCTCGGCAATCCGGCGCCGCGGTATCCGCCGATGGCACGCAGGAACGGCATCGAAGGCACCTCGCTCGTGCGGGTGCTCGTCAGCAAGGACGGCCGCGCGCTCCAGGTGGCGCTCGAAAAGACGAGCGGCTCGTCGGTGCTCGACAACGCCGCGCTCGAACAGGCGAAGACGTGGAAGTTCGCGCCGGCGCGCCGCGGCCAGGAAGCGGTCGAGCAGTGGGTGACGATGCCTTTCGTGTATAAGCTCGAAGGCAGTTGA
- a CDS encoding PAS domain S-box protein: MIDPALYQLAIEQTKDYALFLLDPEGRILTWNAGAERLKGYTPDEIIGRHFSIFYTQDSIATGWPQHELKVATIEGRFEDEGWRLRKDGSRFWASVIITALRDTDGHLLGFSKITRDVTSRKMHEEALAQSEERFRLLIEGVVDYAIYMLDPEGIITSWNSGASRIKGYTADEIIGKHFSRFFTPEDVRAGAPWAELAEAKRSGHSETEGWRVKKNGERFWARAVVSALHDAQGRLRGYAKVTQDLSERRHAQELERAARNLSEFIAVLAHELRNPLAPIKTAVNVIEATQPGTPAREEMYKVIARQATQLARIVDDMLDISRVTRGEMQIERKPVDLADVVNQAVETAAPAIEAAKHSLEVKLADEALVVEGDARRLAQLAANLLNNAARYTPQGGRISVSTSVEDRCALLTVADTGRGIPPEWRERIFDMFVQARPALERVEGGLGIGLALSRKIAQLHGGSLTVHSAGENKGSEFTLRVPLRVSPAQAYDPYAAQGRIDVPPRRVLIVDDNDDAAVTLQLLLTSLGHQTSVARNGLEALERAPEFRPDVVLLDIGLPGLDGYEVARRLRAQDTQRMVRLVAVTGWGQPADRAKSQEAGFDLHLVKPVGPEDLEKALAAPAGAAVH, translated from the coding sequence ATGATCGATCCGGCCCTCTATCAGCTCGCCATCGAGCAGACCAAGGATTACGCGCTCTTTCTGCTCGACCCCGAAGGCCGCATCCTGACGTGGAATGCGGGCGCCGAGCGGCTGAAGGGCTACACCCCCGACGAGATCATCGGCAGGCACTTCTCGATCTTCTACACGCAGGACTCGATCGCGACCGGCTGGCCGCAGCACGAGCTCAAGGTCGCGACGATCGAAGGCCGCTTCGAGGACGAAGGCTGGCGGCTGCGCAAGGACGGTTCGCGCTTCTGGGCGAGCGTCATCATCACCGCGCTGCGCGACACCGACGGCCATCTCCTCGGCTTCTCGAAGATCACGCGCGACGTTACCAGCCGCAAGATGCACGAGGAAGCGCTCGCCCAGAGCGAGGAGCGCTTCCGTCTGCTGATCGAAGGCGTCGTCGATTACGCGATCTACATGCTCGATCCCGAAGGCATCATCACGAGCTGGAACAGCGGCGCGTCACGCATCAAGGGCTACACCGCCGACGAGATCATCGGCAAGCACTTCTCGCGCTTCTTCACGCCCGAGGACGTGCGCGCCGGCGCGCCGTGGGCCGAGCTCGCGGAGGCGAAGCGCAGCGGACATTCCGAGACCGAAGGCTGGCGCGTCAAGAAGAACGGCGAGCGTTTCTGGGCGCGCGCGGTGGTGTCCGCGCTGCACGACGCGCAGGGGCGGCTGCGCGGCTACGCGAAAGTGACGCAGGACCTGTCCGAGCGCCGTCACGCGCAGGAGCTCGAGCGCGCGGCGCGCAATCTTTCCGAATTCATCGCGGTGCTCGCGCACGAGCTGCGCAACCCGCTGGCGCCGATCAAGACGGCGGTCAACGTGATCGAGGCGACGCAGCCCGGCACGCCCGCGCGCGAGGAGATGTACAAGGTGATTGCGCGCCAGGCGACCCAGCTCGCGCGCATCGTCGACGACATGCTCGACATCTCGCGCGTGACGCGCGGCGAGATGCAGATCGAACGCAAGCCGGTCGACCTCGCGGACGTGGTGAACCAGGCGGTCGAGACCGCCGCGCCGGCGATCGAGGCCGCGAAGCACAGCCTCGAAGTGAAGCTCGCCGACGAGGCTCTGGTCGTCGAAGGCGACGCGCGGCGGCTCGCGCAGCTCGCGGCGAACCTGTTGAACAACGCCGCGCGCTATACCCCCCAGGGCGGGCGCATCTCGGTGAGCACCTCGGTCGAGGACCGGTGCGCGCTGCTCACGGTGGCCGACACCGGTCGCGGCATCCCGCCGGAATGGAGGGAGCGCATCTTCGACATGTTCGTCCAGGCGAGACCCGCGCTCGAGCGCGTCGAGGGCGGGCTCGGCATCGGCCTCGCGCTCTCGCGCAAGATCGCGCAGCTGCACGGCGGGTCGCTCACCGTTCACAGCGCGGGCGAAAACAAGGGCAGCGAGTTCACGCTGCGCGTCCCGCTTCGCGTGAGCCCGGCGCAGGCCTACGATCCGTATGCCGCCCAGGGGCGCATCGACGTGCCGCCGCGCCGGGTGCTGATCGTCGACGACAACGACGATGCCGCGGTCACGCTGCAGCTCCTGCTCACGTCGCTCGGGCACCAGACGAGCGTCGCGCGCAACGGCCTCGAAGCGCTCGAGCGCGCGCCCGAGTTCAGGCCGGACGTCGTGCTGCTCGACATCGGGCTGCCGGGGCTCGACGGCTACGAGGTGGCGCGGCGCCTGCGCGCGCAGGATACGCAGCGGATGGTACGTCTGGTCGCCGTGACCGGCTGGGGACAGCCCGCCGATCGGGCGAAGTCGCAGGAGGCGGGTTTCGATCTGCACCTGGTGAAGCCCGTGGGACCGGAAGATCTGGAGAAGGCGCTCGCCGCACCGGCCGGCGCGGCGGTGCATTAG